A genomic segment from Desulfonatronum lacustre DSM 10312 encodes:
- the rpsL gene encoding 30S ribosomal protein S12 produces MPTISQLIRNERKKIEKRKKTPALQSCPQRRGVCVRVYTTTPKKPNSALRKVARVRLTNGIEVTSYIPGEGHNLQEHSVVMIRGGRVKDLPGVRYHIVRGSLDTSGVQDRRQSRSKYGAKRPKS; encoded by the coding sequence ATGCCCACGATCAGTCAGTTGATTCGCAATGAGCGAAAGAAAATCGAAAAGCGGAAAAAGACCCCGGCCCTGCAGAGCTGTCCGCAACGGCGCGGCGTCTGCGTCCGGGTCTATACGACCACTCCGAAGAAGCCGAACTCGGCATTGCGAAAAGTGGCCAGGGTCCGGTTGACCAACGGGATCGAAGTGACTTCCTATATTCCCGGGGAAGGCCATAATCTTCAAGAGCACTCCGTGGTTATGATTCGCGGCGGTCGTGTCAAGGACCTGCCCGGCGTGCGTTACCATATCGTGCGTGGCAGCCTGGACACCTCCGGAGTACAGGATCGTCGTCAGAGCCGCTCCAAGTACGGGGCGAAGCGACCAAAATCGTAA